From the genome of Halorussus caseinilyticus, one region includes:
- a CDS encoding thiolase C-terminal domain-containing protein, which produces MDRVAIIGASMTQFGERDAWLRDLLAQAGRECLADAEVAPDDVDHLYVSNMASGEFEGQTGAPNALAHDLGAMPAYTQRVDQTSASGGAGIYAAWQSVASGASDMTLLVGGEKMTHKTTAEATDVIASLTHPVEYKHGVTLPSFAGLTARRYLHEYDAPRESLAKVAVKNHRNGLDNPHAQFRKEVDLETVMESPIVADPLRLYDFCPITDGSAGLLFCPESVAKEYVPEDEYTVVSGVGGATDTHVVHERDDPTVMGGAVESSETAYEMAGLGPEDVDVAELHDMFTILEFLQSEAVGFFEQGEGWKAVEEGVTDRDGELPVNTSGGLKSKGHPLGASGVAQVYELHRQLLGEAGDRQVDCEVGLACNVGGFGNCVTTTILEEPQ; this is translated from the coding sequence ATGGACCGCGTAGCGATTATCGGGGCGTCGATGACCCAGTTCGGCGAGCGCGACGCGTGGCTCCGGGACCTGCTCGCGCAGGCCGGGCGCGAGTGCCTCGCCGACGCCGAAGTCGCCCCCGACGACGTAGACCACCTGTACGTCTCGAACATGGCCAGCGGGGAGTTCGAGGGCCAGACCGGTGCGCCCAACGCCCTCGCACACGACCTCGGGGCGATGCCCGCCTACACACAGCGCGTAGACCAGACCTCCGCCTCCGGCGGCGCGGGCATCTACGCCGCGTGGCAGTCGGTCGCCTCGGGCGCGAGCGACATGACGCTCCTCGTGGGTGGCGAGAAGATGACCCACAAGACGACGGCCGAAGCGACCGACGTAATCGCCTCGCTCACGCATCCCGTGGAGTACAAGCACGGCGTGACGCTCCCGAGTTTCGCCGGACTGACGGCGCGTCGCTACCTCCACGAGTACGACGCGCCCCGCGAGAGTCTGGCGAAGGTCGCGGTGAAGAACCACAGAAACGGATTGGACAACCCCCACGCCCAGTTCCGCAAGGAGGTCGATTTGGAGACCGTGATGGAGTCGCCAATCGTGGCCGACCCCCTGCGCCTCTACGACTTCTGCCCGATTACCGACGGGAGCGCTGGCCTGCTGTTCTGCCCCGAGTCGGTGGCCAAGGAATACGTCCCCGAAGACGAGTACACCGTCGTCTCGGGCGTCGGCGGCGCGACCGACACCCACGTCGTCCACGAACGCGACGACCCGACCGTGATGGGCGGCGCAGTCGAGAGTTCCGAGACGGCCTACGAGATGGCCGGACTCGGGCCGGAGGACGTGGACGTGGCGGAACTCCACGACATGTTCACCATCCTCGAATTCCTCCAGAGCGAGGCCGTCGGCTTCTTCGAACAGGGCGAAGGCTGGAAGGCCGTCGAGGAGGGGGTCACCGACCGCGACGGCGAGTTGCCGGTCAACACCTCGGGCGGTCTCAAATCGAAGGGCCACCCGCTCGGCGCGAGCGGCGTCGCACAGGTCTACGAACTCCACCGCCAACTGCTCGGCGAGGCGGGCGACCGGCAGGTCGATTGCGAGGTCGGTCTGGCCTGCAACGTCGGCGGATTCGGCAACTGCGTGACCACCACGATTCTGGAGGAACCCCAATGA
- a CDS encoding NUDIX hydrolase produces METTRHFTATVYVVNDGAVALHHHDRLDMWLSPGGHLDRDELPREAARREVREETGLDVDLLEPETSVPVDAGRELAPAEHVMLFDIDVYPDGEVGHQHVDHVYFAEASDRDIAPEGHDEADADEWEWFTPEDLRTDDELSTEVVEIGLEAIERVESRSA; encoded by the coding sequence ATGGAGACGACTCGACACTTCACCGCGACCGTCTACGTCGTCAACGACGGCGCAGTCGCACTGCACCACCACGACCGACTCGACATGTGGCTCTCGCCCGGCGGCCACTTGGACCGCGACGAACTCCCGCGGGAGGCCGCCCGCCGCGAAGTCCGCGAGGAGACAGGTCTCGACGTGGACCTGCTGGAACCCGAGACGAGCGTCCCCGTCGATGCGGGCCGGGAACTCGCGCCCGCCGAACACGTCATGCTGTTCGACATCGACGTGTACCCCGACGGCGAGGTCGGCCACCAGCACGTAGACCACGTGTACTTCGCCGAAGCGTCGGACCGCGACATCGCTCCCGAGGGCCACGACGAGGCCGACGCCGACGAGTGGGAGTGGTTCACCCCCGAAGACCTCCGGACGGACGACGAGTTGTCGACCGAAGTGGTCGAAATCGGCTTGGAGGCCATCGAGAGAGTCGAGTCCCGGTCAGCGTAG